A DNA window from Zingiber officinale cultivar Zhangliang chromosome 3A, Zo_v1.1, whole genome shotgun sequence contains the following coding sequences:
- the LOC122051172 gene encoding uncharacterized protein LOC122051172 isoform X1: MEKDSSFSRGSEMSLLEQFEGILEGDKLIDEIGFLGPSQFASLDQDLSGSSLDQCTPIQLADVSLETNIVDLNTVQYDKKIFWNRNNKLAISTDVLAHLYIAARMHICMHLEDINHLST; encoded by the exons atggaaaaggattcaagttTCTCACGAGGAAGTGAAATGTCTCTACTGGAGCAATTTGAAGGTATATTGGAAGGAGATAAACTCAT TGATGAAATAGGTTTCTTGGGCCCATCTCAGTTTGCTTCACTAGATCAGGATTTAAGTGGTTCTTCTCTTGACCAGTGCACTCCTATTCAGTTGGCTGATGTTAGTCTAGAGACTAATATAGTAGATTTGAATACAGTTCAATATGACAAAAAAATTTTCTGGAACAGAAATAATAAATTGGCAATCTCCACTGATGTGCTAGCTCATTTGTACATTGCTGCTCGCATGCATATATGTATGCATCTAGAAGATATAAACCATCTATCAACTTAA
- the LOC122051172 gene encoding uncharacterized protein LOC122051172 isoform X2 yields MEKDSSFSRGSEMSLLEQFEGILEGDKLIASAQENSDHLLEDEILKHTKALLILSCNFSSAWNDRWIQDSRDQYTKERLDSVIDQYTKRLDSVTTVLF; encoded by the exons atggaaaaggattcaagttTCTCACGAGGAAGTGAAATGTCTCTACTGGAGCAATTTGAAGGTATATTGGAAGGAGATAAACTCAT TGCATCTGCTCAGGAAAACTCTGATCACCTTCTTGAAGATGAAATTCTAAAACACACGAAGGCCTTACTGATTTTAAGCTGCAACTTCAGCAGTGCTTGGAATGACAG GTGGATACAGGACAGTCGAGATCAGTACACTAAGGAGCGTCTGGATTCAGTAATTGATCAGTACACTAAGCGTCTGGATTCAGTAACTACTGTACTATTTTGA